A genomic window from Winogradskyella sp. J14-2 includes:
- a CDS encoding TIM-barrel domain-containing protein encodes MKHIILYISIFFITVSVVAQNPNRVYQSHQLENGKLSVTTNDGEYIFQFYSQNTIETTFIPKGESQKKESHAVAQHTKNSDVSLKITNGGILEFIGSNSLKDCLPSNLNCNYFTTVKIQKSPFQISYYYKDKFITSEKRGYYKSKHEPMDMVKDNIVADSTEKIEFNLLKDEVLYGGGARALGMNRRGYRLPLYNRAHYGYETHSELMNYTMPIVLSSNQYMIHFDNAPIGYLDLDNKGDNTLTYETVSGRKTYQIIVGESWYDMLNNYTNLTGKQPMLPRWALGNFSSRFGYHSQQEVEETIAKFKEEKIPVDAIILDLYWFGKDIKGTMGNLEIFRDSFPDFEGMVKRLNDKGVKAIPITEPFILTTSKKWDEAVAKNILAKDSLGNDARYDFYFGNTGIIDIYKPEGEQWFWDIYKDLANKGVAGVWGDLGEPEVHPDWVQHHTGSASEVHNIYGHDWARLIYEGYERDFPETRPFILMRAGYSGSQRYGMIPWSGDVNRTWGGLQSQPEIALQMGMQGLAYMHSDLGGFAGANLDDELYVRWLQYGAFNPIFRPHAQEDVPSEPIYRSEKAKRLASFAIAMRYRLLPYNYNLVYENHKYGKPLMRPLLFEEPNNPELFNYTKTYLWGNDILVSPVLEAGKKEQEIYFPKGSKWFDIETDKITEGGTTKTVQLREDFIPVYVRAGAFIPLTDMVQTTEDYDDSRFQLQYYHDDSIKESEREFYFDDGKTANPIENEAYQILEFEAEVDGNWLEIEFEAETGKNYSAKSRTIDLTIHNIKKEPKKIKVGKKKVEGTYNSKHKTLTLNVSWDTSTEKEIKIKLKR; translated from the coding sequence ATGAAACATATCATCCTATACATCTCAATTTTCTTCATAACGGTTTCAGTAGTTGCACAAAACCCAAACCGTGTATACCAATCGCATCAACTTGAAAATGGAAAATTAAGCGTTACCACTAACGATGGTGAATATATATTTCAATTTTATTCTCAAAATACTATTGAGACCACGTTTATTCCAAAAGGCGAAAGTCAAAAAAAAGAAAGTCATGCTGTAGCTCAACATACTAAAAACTCTGATGTGAGTCTTAAAATAACTAATGGTGGTATTCTAGAATTTATTGGTTCAAACAGTTTAAAGGATTGTTTGCCTTCAAACCTCAATTGCAACTATTTTACAACAGTAAAAATCCAGAAATCACCTTTCCAAATTTCATATTACTACAAAGACAAATTCATTACTTCCGAAAAACGCGGCTACTACAAAAGTAAGCACGAGCCAATGGATATGGTAAAAGACAACATCGTTGCCGATTCCACCGAAAAAATTGAATTCAACCTATTAAAAGATGAAGTCCTTTATGGCGGAGGCGCAAGAGCTTTAGGTATGAACCGCAGAGGATACAGGTTGCCATTGTACAACCGAGCGCATTATGGTTACGAAACGCATAGCGAGTTGATGAATTACACAATGCCAATCGTATTGTCGTCCAATCAATATATGATTCACTTTGACAATGCACCAATTGGGTATTTGGATTTGGACAACAAAGGCGATAACACCTTAACTTACGAAACCGTTTCTGGTCGTAAAACCTATCAAATCATCGTAGGAGAATCGTGGTACGATATGTTGAATAATTATACCAATCTCACAGGAAAGCAACCGATGCTACCACGTTGGGCTTTAGGTAATTTTTCGAGCCGATTTGGATACCATTCACAACAAGAAGTTGAGGAAACCATAGCAAAATTCAAAGAAGAAAAAATTCCTGTAGATGCCATTATTTTAGACTTATACTGGTTTGGTAAAGATATTAAAGGCACTATGGGAAATTTGGAAATCTTCCGAGATTCATTTCCAGATTTTGAAGGTATGGTAAAACGCCTTAACGATAAAGGTGTCAAGGCCATTCCGATTACAGAACCTTTTATATTGACGACCTCTAAAAAGTGGGATGAAGCTGTGGCTAAAAATATATTAGCTAAAGATTCTTTAGGAAACGATGCTAGGTACGATTTTTACTTCGGAAACACTGGCATTATTGACATCTACAAACCAGAAGGCGAACAATGGTTTTGGGATATTTATAAAGATTTGGCCAATAAAGGTGTGGCTGGTGTTTGGGGAGATTTAGGTGAACCAGAAGTCCATCCAGATTGGGTACAACATCATACTGGTTCGGCTTCCGAAGTGCATAATATTTACGGCCACGATTGGGCACGTTTAATCTATGAAGGTTACGAACGCGATTTCCCAGAAACAAGGCCATTTATTTTAATGCGTGCTGGGTATTCTGGTAGTCAACGTTACGGAATGATACCTTGGTCTGGCGATGTTAACCGAACTTGGGGAGGACTGCAAAGTCAACCTGAAATTGCATTGCAAATGGGAATGCAAGGTTTGGCGTATATGCATAGTGATTTAGGTGGTTTTGCAGGCGCAAATTTAGATGATGAGCTTTATGTACGTTGGTTGCAGTATGGAGCATTCAATCCAATTTTTAGACCGCACGCTCAAGAAGATGTACCAAGCGAGCCAATTTACAGAAGTGAAAAAGCCAAGCGATTAGCGAGTTTTGCCATTGCAATGCGATACAGATTATTACCATATAACTATAATTTGGTATACGAAAATCACAAGTATGGAAAGCCATTAATGCGTCCATTATTATTTGAAGAACCTAACAATCCTGAATTATTCAATTATACCAAAACCTATTTATGGGGAAATGATATTTTAGTATCGCCAGTTTTAGAAGCAGGTAAAAAAGAGCAAGAAATTTACTTTCCAAAAGGTTCAAAGTGGTTTGATATTGAGACTGATAAGATTACAGAAGGAGGCACAACAAAGACCGTTCAGTTGCGAGAAGATTTTATTCCCGTTTATGTAAGAGCAGGTGCATTTATTCCATTAACCGATATGGTTCAGACTACAGAAGATTATGATGACAGTAGGTTTCAATTGCAATACTACCACGATGATTCTATAAAAGAATCTGAGCGAGAATTCTATTTTGATGATGGAAAAACAGCCAATCCAATCGAGAACGAAGCTTATCAGATTTTAGAGTTCGAAGCTGAAGTTGATGGCAATTGGTTAGAAATAGAATTTGAAGCTGAAACTGG
- a CDS encoding alpha/beta hydrolase has protein sequence MIICFSLLVFSCKEDTKKHDTSTPVQNSEEQSMVKFKMVEDAKLASGKLLRVEDFPSEYIKPRPVDVWLPEDYSEDKKYNVLYMHDGQMLFDSTTTWNKQEWKIDEWATQLREDDRVENFIIVGINNIPKNRWQDLFPQKAFDSYLDEETRESLLEEAVNADKDTKFYGNNYLKFIVEELKPVIDSTYSVYTDQEHTFVMGSSMGGLMSMYAISEYPEVFGGAACLSTHWIGAAPREDNPIPDAIFKYMEDNLPQAGQHKLYFDYGNKTLDQHYPQYAPRVDAILKQKGYTEDNAKNLFFEGTDHSENSWNARLDQPLTFLLGN, from the coding sequence ATGATAATTTGCTTCAGTTTACTGGTATTTTCTTGCAAAGAAGACACTAAAAAGCATGACACATCAACACCAGTACAGAATAGTGAAGAACAATCTATGGTTAAATTCAAAATGGTTGAAGATGCCAAACTAGCTTCAGGAAAATTGTTGCGAGTTGAAGATTTTCCATCAGAATACATAAAACCAAGACCAGTTGATGTTTGGTTGCCTGAAGACTATTCCGAAGATAAAAAATACAACGTCTTATATATGCACGATGGACAAATGTTGTTTGATAGTACCACAACATGGAACAAACAAGAATGGAAAATTGATGAGTGGGCAACACAATTAAGAGAAGATGATAGAGTCGAGAATTTTATTATAGTTGGTATTAATAATATACCTAAAAACCGATGGCAAGATTTATTTCCTCAAAAGGCGTTCGATTCTTATTTAGACGAAGAAACTCGTGAAAGCTTATTAGAAGAAGCTGTAAATGCTGATAAGGATACTAAATTTTATGGCAATAATTATTTAAAGTTTATTGTTGAAGAATTAAAACCTGTAATAGATAGCACGTATTCTGTGTATACAGACCAAGAACACACTTTTGTAATGGGTTCTAGTATGGGAGGATTAATGTCTATGTATGCTATTAGTGAATATCCTGAAGTATTTGGAGGAGCTGCTTGTTTGTCTACGCATTGGATTGGTGCTGCACCAAGAGAAGATAATCCTATACCAGATGCTATATTTAAATATATGGAGGATAATCTGCCACAAGCAGGACAACACAAATTGTATTTCGATTACGGTAACAAAACTTTAGACCAACATTATCCACAATACGCACCAAGAGTTGACGCTATTTTAAAACAAAAAGGATATACAGAAGACAACGCTAAGAACTTATTTTTTGAAGGTACAGACCATTCTGAAAATTCTTGGAATGCAAGGTTAGATCAACCGTTAACGTTTTTGTTAGGTAACTAA
- a CDS encoding glycoside hydrolase family 13 protein, which translates to MKKLSLVITLFSIVLMWSCKEEAESTTTETEDKPVVEVNDIDRVEPPFWWTGFQNKALQLLVKHPNIGNAKVEISKSGITLKEVHKADSPNYLFLDLEIAESAKPGKFNIFFKQKDGTELTQTYELKAREKSAEDYVGFNSSDAIYLITPDRFVNGNTLNDTPLGIEGGPKMKEQTINRNDDYARHGGDIEGVIKHIDYIHDLGFTAVWPQPLLTNDMKRGSYHGYAVTDLYQIDPRFGTLEDYKELSAKLREKGMKLVMDQVANHCGLYHWWMKDLPFKDWVNLQENYEENIENWGNDFTINSNHRRTTNQDIYASKADHDGMSQGWFVATMPDLNQKNPFMAKYIIQNSIWWIETAQLGGIRQDTYPYPDKDFMSDWAGAIMTEYPNFSIVGEEWSYNPLLIGYWQEGANNRDGYDSNLRSTMDFAMQKLVVDGIKEDEAWDKGLVKIYEGLANDFHYASPKDIMVFEGNHDKSRIFTEMEGDITNTKMAMATYAVLPRIMQMYYGTEILMDDFEKPGDHGLIRTDFPGGWEGDAVNAFTGKGLTDEQKDMQMFIKKLFNYRKHSKAIHDGKTVHFAPFVGTYFLYRTLGDETVVLILNKNEELITIDLNYQEEMGLKGKTLKNIITGETEKWGEVIELKSKGVTILTTKL; encoded by the coding sequence ATGAAGAAACTATCATTAGTTATAACACTTTTTTCAATCGTTTTAATGTGGTCTTGTAAAGAAGAGGCAGAGTCTACTACGACTGAAACTGAAGATAAACCAGTAGTTGAAGTGAATGACATTGACAGAGTTGAACCACCATTTTGGTGGACAGGCTTTCAAAACAAAGCGCTTCAACTTTTGGTTAAACATCCAAATATTGGTAATGCTAAAGTTGAAATTTCAAAATCTGGAATCACACTTAAAGAAGTCCATAAAGCCGATAGTCCAAACTATCTGTTTTTAGATTTAGAAATTGCTGAGAGTGCTAAGCCAGGTAAATTCAATATTTTTTTTAAACAGAAAGATGGCACCGAATTAACGCAAACTTACGAGTTAAAAGCACGAGAAAAATCTGCTGAAGATTATGTAGGTTTCAATAGTTCAGATGCCATTTATCTTATTACGCCAGACCGTTTTGTTAATGGAAATACTCTAAATGATACACCATTGGGCATTGAGGGTGGTCCTAAAATGAAAGAGCAAACCATAAATAGAAATGATGACTATGCAAGACATGGTGGTGATATTGAAGGAGTTATAAAACACATTGATTACATTCACGATTTAGGTTTCACCGCAGTTTGGCCACAACCTCTATTAACCAACGATATGAAAAGAGGGTCTTATCATGGTTACGCGGTAACAGATCTGTATCAAATTGATCCACGCTTCGGAACTTTAGAGGATTACAAAGAGTTATCAGCTAAGCTGAGAGAAAAAGGGATGAAACTCGTAATGGATCAAGTGGCCAACCATTGTGGATTATACCATTGGTGGATGAAAGATTTACCATTTAAGGACTGGGTAAATCTTCAAGAAAATTACGAGGAAAACATAGAAAATTGGGGCAATGATTTCACAATTAATTCTAATCATAGACGTACTACAAATCAAGATATTTATGCTTCAAAAGCCGACCATGATGGCATGTCTCAAGGTTGGTTTGTAGCGACAATGCCAGATTTGAATCAAAAAAATCCTTTTATGGCCAAGTACATCATTCAAAATAGTATTTGGTGGATTGAAACTGCCCAACTTGGTGGTATTCGTCAAGACACTTATCCTTATCCAGACAAGGATTTTATGAGTGATTGGGCTGGCGCTATAATGACCGAGTATCCAAATTTTAGTATTGTAGGCGAAGAGTGGAGCTACAATCCGTTATTAATTGGGTATTGGCAAGAAGGTGCCAATAACAGAGATGGTTACGATTCTAATTTGCGTTCTACAATGGACTTTGCGATGCAAAAGCTCGTTGTTGATGGTATAAAGGAAGATGAAGCTTGGGACAAAGGTTTGGTAAAAATCTATGAAGGTTTGGCAAACGACTTCCATTATGCGAGTCCAAAAGACATTATGGTTTTTGAAGGTAACCATGATAAAAGCCGAATATTCACAGAAATGGAAGGTGATATTACCAATACCAAAATGGCAATGGCGACCTACGCCGTATTGCCAAGAATTATGCAGATGTATTACGGTACTGAAATCTTAATGGACGATTTTGAAAAACCTGGTGACCATGGTTTAATCAGAACTGATTTTCCGGGTGGTTGGGAAGGTGATGCTGTTAATGCGTTTACAGGTAAAGGCTTAACAGATGAACAGAAAGATATGCAGATGTTCATTAAAAAGCTTTTCAATTACAGAAAACATAGTAAAGCCATTCACGACGGAAAAACAGTGCATTTTGCACCATTCGTAGGTACGTACTTTTTGTATCGTACATTAGGAGATGAAACCGTGGTTTTAATTCTTAATAAGAATGAAGAACTCATTACGATTGATCTTAATTACCAAGAGGAAATGGGATTAAAAGGCAAGACACTTAAAAATATTATTACTGGCGAAACCGAAAAATGGGGAGAAGTTATAGAACTAAAATCTAAAGGTGTTACTATTCTAACCACAAAGCTATAA
- a CDS encoding glycoside hydrolase family 65 protein yields the protein MNLDYIIPNAWSIIEEGFDPNKVKASESIFSLGNGAMGQRANFEERYSGPTFQGSYIAGVYYPDKTRVGWWKNGYPEYFAKVLNAPSWIGINVMINDETLDLHTCKKVENFKRQLHMKEGWLSRSFTATLQNDVEVEVNVKRFLSLTEDEVGAINYEIKPLNSDVKVTFQPYLDSGITNEDTNWDDQFWDTQDVVQDGEKAFIKAKTMKTEFHTCTFMESRIFLNGTSVEANATVDKTSNKIAFTYTQDAKQGETVSIHKFGGYTVDRNHDKDRLINAASSVLDTAVNAGFSSLLDSQKEAWAKIWDMADITIDGDLKAQQGIRFNIFHLNQTYLGTDPQLNIGPKGFTGEKYGGSTYWDTEAYCIPFYMATKDQSVARMLLTYRYKHLEKAIENAEKLGFKNGAALYPMVTMNGEECHNEWEITFEEIHRNGAIAFAIYNYFRYTGDFSYVPEMGLEVLIGIARFWHQRATFSTYRNKYVILGVTGPNEYENNINNNWYTNYIAQWCIKYTAECIDKVEADYNTDYTRIMNKAKLSKAEVKEWLEVANNIYFPYSEEHNVYLQQDGFLDKELITVADLDKSQRPINQKWSWDRILRSPYIKQADTLQGFYFFEDHFTTEELERHFDFYEPFTVHESSLSPCVHSIQAAKLGRMEQAYTFYLRTSRLDLDDYNHEVHEGLHITSMAGTWMSIVEGFGGMRVKDNRLTFEPRIPEQWEGYSFKVNFRHQILKVIVNQGKTHFEVDGDRDLQIIVNDENVTISPNNLVTV from the coding sequence ATGAACTTAGATTATATCATACCTAACGCTTGGTCAATCATAGAAGAAGGATTCGACCCAAACAAAGTAAAAGCTTCAGAAAGTATCTTTAGCTTAGGAAATGGTGCAATGGGACAACGTGCCAATTTTGAAGAGAGGTATTCCGGACCTACGTTTCAAGGAAGTTACATAGCAGGTGTTTACTATCCAGATAAAACAAGAGTAGGTTGGTGGAAAAACGGTTATCCAGAGTATTTTGCTAAGGTGTTAAACGCACCAAGTTGGATTGGTATAAACGTTATGATTAATGATGAAACCTTAGACTTGCATACCTGTAAAAAGGTCGAAAACTTTAAACGCCAGCTTCATATGAAAGAAGGTTGGCTGTCCAGAAGTTTTACTGCAACACTTCAAAATGACGTAGAGGTTGAAGTTAATGTAAAGCGTTTTTTAAGTCTTACTGAAGATGAAGTTGGTGCAATAAACTATGAAATAAAACCACTAAATTCTGATGTTAAGGTAACCTTTCAACCCTATTTAGATAGCGGAATTACAAATGAAGATACCAACTGGGACGACCAGTTTTGGGATACGCAAGATGTGGTTCAAGATGGTGAAAAGGCATTCATCAAGGCCAAAACAATGAAAACGGAATTCCATACCTGTACATTTATGGAATCTCGAATTTTCCTCAATGGAACCTCAGTTGAAGCAAACGCAACAGTTGATAAAACGTCAAACAAAATAGCTTTTACGTATACGCAAGATGCGAAGCAAGGTGAAACTGTTTCTATCCATAAATTTGGTGGTTATACGGTTGATAGGAATCACGATAAAGACCGATTAATCAATGCTGCAAGTTCAGTTTTAGATACAGCTGTAAATGCTGGTTTTTCAAGTTTACTAGATTCTCAAAAAGAAGCTTGGGCTAAGATTTGGGATATGGCAGACATCACTATAGACGGTGATTTAAAAGCGCAACAAGGCATTCGATTTAATATCTTTCATTTAAATCAAACTTATTTAGGAACTGACCCACAATTAAACATAGGTCCTAAAGGATTTACAGGCGAAAAATATGGTGGAAGTACGTATTGGGACACCGAAGCCTATTGCATTCCATTTTATATGGCAACCAAAGATCAAAGTGTTGCCAGGATGTTGTTAACCTATAGATATAAGCACTTAGAAAAAGCTATTGAAAATGCCGAAAAATTAGGCTTCAAAAATGGTGCGGCTTTATATCCAATGGTAACCATGAATGGTGAAGAATGCCATAACGAGTGGGAAATTACCTTTGAAGAAATCCACAGAAATGGTGCGATAGCGTTCGCTATTTACAACTATTTCCGTTATACAGGAGACTTTAGTTATGTGCCAGAAATGGGACTAGAAGTATTAATCGGTATCGCAAGATTCTGGCACCAACGTGCTACATTTTCAACATACAGAAATAAGTATGTCATTCTTGGTGTAACAGGTCCAAACGAATACGAAAACAACATCAATAATAATTGGTACACCAACTACATTGCACAATGGTGTATAAAGTATACTGCAGAATGCATAGACAAGGTTGAAGCTGATTATAATACTGATTACACACGTATTATGAACAAAGCTAAACTCTCAAAAGCTGAAGTTAAAGAGTGGCTAGAAGTGGCAAATAATATATACTTCCCTTATTCTGAAGAACACAATGTGTATTTACAACAAGATGGTTTCTTAGATAAGGAATTAATCACTGTGGCAGATTTAGACAAGTCGCAACGCCCAATTAACCAAAAGTGGTCTTGGGACAGAATTTTACGTTCGCCATACATTAAGCAAGCTGATACATTACAAGGATTCTATTTCTTTGAAGACCATTTTACAACTGAAGAATTAGAGCGTCATTTCGATTTTTATGAGCCATTTACGGTTCACGAAAGTTCGTTGTCACCCTGCGTTCACAGTATCCAGGCTGCGAAGTTAGGCCGAATGGAACAAGCATACACGTTCTATTTAAGAACATCGCGTTTAGATTTAGATGACTATAACCACGAAGTGCACGAAGGACTTCACATTACTTCTATGGCAGGTACTTGGATGAGTATTGTAGAAGGTTTTGGTGGTATGCGTGTTAAGGACAATAGGCTAACGTTTGAACCTCGTATTCCTGAGCAATGGGAAGGCTACTCATTCAAAGTGAATTTTAGACATCAAATCTTGAAGGTTATCGTTAATCAAGGTAAAACACACTTTGAAGTTGATGGAGACCGAGATTTACAAATAATAGTTAATGATGAAAACGTAACCATTTCGCCAAACAACTTAGTAACAGTTTAG
- the pgmB gene encoding beta-phosphoglucomutase: protein MNKKGFIFDLDGVIVDTAKYHFLAWKKLANDLGIDFTEEENEQLKGVSRVKSLEKILAWGNKTLSENEFNAQMAKKNDDYLSYIAKMDESEILPDVPKVLNFLSENKQPISLGSASKNARIILERVNLKEQFDAVVDGNDVTKAKPDPEVFLIAAKLLNVAPEKCIVFEDSVAGVEAANVADMISIGIGSKDILGSANYVFKDFTEISEDFIEQLINK, encoded by the coding sequence ATGAACAAAAAAGGCTTCATATTCGATTTAGATGGTGTTATCGTAGACACCGCAAAATACCATTTCTTGGCTTGGAAAAAACTGGCTAATGATTTGGGTATAGACTTTACCGAAGAAGAAAACGAACAACTTAAAGGAGTAAGCCGAGTAAAATCGCTCGAAAAGATATTAGCTTGGGGAAATAAGACCCTCTCAGAAAATGAATTTAACGCGCAAATGGCTAAGAAAAATGATGACTACTTAAGCTATATTGCTAAAATGGACGAATCTGAAATTCTTCCAGACGTGCCAAAAGTACTCAACTTTTTGAGTGAAAATAAGCAGCCTATATCCTTAGGTTCTGCAAGTAAAAATGCCAGAATCATTCTAGAGCGTGTTAACCTAAAAGAACAATTCGATGCTGTTGTAGATGGTAACGATGTTACCAAAGCAAAGCCAGACCCAGAAGTGTTTTTAATAGCAGCAAAATTGTTAAATGTAGCACCCGAAAAATGCATTGTTTTTGAAGATTCAGTAGCAGGTGTAGAAGCTGCCAATGTTGCCGATATGATATCTATAGGTATTGGTAGCAAGGATATATTAGGCAGCGCAAATTATGTCTTCAAGGATTTTACTGAAATCTCAGAAGACTTCATAGAACAACTTATAAACAAATAA
- a CDS encoding MFS transporter has product MKKRILGFWEIWNMSFGFLGIQMGFALQNANASRILQIFGADVHELSWFWLIAPIMGLIVQPIIGHYSDNTWTRFGRRKPFFLLGAVLASIGMVLIPQADFMIAILPALWVGAGMLMIMDASFNIAMEPFRALVADNLSDEQTTKGFSIQTALIGIGAVIGSWLPWMLTNWFNFEKTSPEGTVPENLLWSFIIGAMVLIGSILVTIFTTNEYSPEELQQFENTKHIQDEAVKIEGEQPKAKLADIFEDFVKMPETMRQLSWVQFFSWFALFGMWVFAVPAIAQHIYGLPADDSSSEQYQEAGNWVGILFGIYNGISAIVAFLLPIIAKRISRKKTHAYALFAGGLGLILIYFTSNEYGLILPMVLIGIAWASILSMPYAMLAGSISPKKMGVYMGIFNFFIVIPQIINGIIGGPLVKYVYGNQAIFAIVISGVSLIVAGLLSFKINDTKDKITTVN; this is encoded by the coding sequence ATGAAAAAGCGTATTCTCGGATTCTGGGAAATTTGGAACATGAGTTTCGGTTTCTTAGGTATACAGATGGGTTTCGCCCTGCAAAATGCCAATGCTAGCAGAATTTTACAAATTTTTGGTGCGGATGTCCACGAACTCTCATGGTTTTGGCTCATTGCGCCAATTATGGGATTAATCGTACAGCCTATTATAGGTCATTATAGTGACAATACCTGGACACGTTTTGGTAGAAGAAAGCCTTTCTTTCTCTTAGGTGCTGTGTTGGCTTCTATTGGTATGGTGCTCATTCCGCAAGCAGATTTTATGATTGCAATTTTACCTGCCTTGTGGGTAGGTGCTGGTATGCTCATGATAATGGATGCCTCATTCAATATTGCTATGGAACCGTTTAGAGCTTTGGTGGCAGATAATTTGTCTGACGAGCAAACGACCAAGGGCTTCAGTATCCAAACAGCGCTCATAGGTATTGGTGCTGTTATCGGATCTTGGTTACCTTGGATGCTTACCAATTGGTTTAATTTTGAAAAAACATCACCAGAAGGCACTGTTCCCGAAAATTTATTATGGTCATTTATCATTGGTGCTATGGTGCTTATTGGTTCAATATTGGTAACCATATTTACAACCAATGAATACTCGCCCGAAGAACTGCAACAATTTGAAAATACAAAGCATATACAGGATGAAGCTGTAAAAATTGAAGGCGAACAGCCTAAAGCAAAGCTTGCGGATATCTTTGAAGATTTTGTTAAAATGCCAGAGACAATGCGCCAACTAAGTTGGGTACAGTTTTTTTCTTGGTTTGCCCTTTTTGGTATGTGGGTTTTTGCCGTGCCAGCAATAGCTCAGCACATCTATGGTCTGCCAGCAGACGATTCTAGTAGTGAACAATACCAAGAAGCAGGAAACTGGGTAGGTATTTTATTTGGTATTTATAACGGTATATCTGCAATAGTCGCATTTTTACTTCCTATAATTGCGAAACGCATAAGCCGAAAAAAAACACATGCTTACGCATTATTTGCAGGAGGATTAGGACTAATTCTTATTTATTTTACCTCAAACGAATATGGTCTTATTTTACCTATGGTTTTAATCGGCATTGCTTGGGCAAGTATTCTATCCATGCCTTACGCTATGTTGGCCGGATCTATATCACCAAAAAAGATGGGTGTATACATGGGTATTTTCAATTTTTTTATTGTAATTCCTCAAATTATCAACGGAATTATTGGTGGCCCCTTGGTAAAGTATGTTTACGGTAACCAAGCTATTTTCGCCATTGTAATCAGTGGTGTAAGTTTAATTGTGGCTGGCTTATTGTCTTTCAAAATTAACGATACAAAAGATAAAATTACAACAGTAAATTAA
- a CDS encoding LacI family DNA-binding transcriptional regulator, with protein sequence MKRKITLKQIARELEVSISTVSKALRNSAEISEDTKQKVQAFAKLYNYRPNNIALSLKNRKTNTIGIIIPEIVHHFFSKVIRGVELVANKRGYNVIVGLSNESFSKEVINMEMLANGSIDGFILSISKETQQLQDYHHFNETMSQGMPIVMFDRVVSDINCDKVIVDDLNGAKNAVEKLIENKCKSIALITTKDYVSVGKLRTQGYLNALENHKIQPKAELILKIDDTLDYESNLEALEHEVEQLFKSNDEIDGIFAVNELYALSAMKVARKLGLDIPNDIQVIGFTDGVLSKHSTPSLTTVSQHAQQMGESAANLLINKLENKIEIEEERFQTIIIETELIERESTK encoded by the coding sequence ATGAAACGAAAAATTACATTAAAACAAATAGCAAGGGAATTAGAGGTTTCTATTTCTACAGTTTCAAAAGCCTTGAGAAATAGTGCAGAAATAAGCGAAGATACCAAGCAAAAAGTACAAGCGTTTGCTAAATTATATAATTACAGACCTAATAATATTGCATTAAGCCTTAAAAACAGAAAAACCAATACAATAGGTATTATTATTCCTGAAATTGTCCATCATTTCTTTTCTAAAGTAATTCGTGGTGTAGAGTTGGTGGCCAACAAAAGAGGCTATAATGTTATTGTAGGGCTTTCAAATGAGTCTTTTTCAAAAGAGGTAATCAATATGGAAATGCTTGCCAACGGTAGCATTGATGGTTTTATCCTTTCAATATCTAAAGAAACACAACAGCTTCAAGATTACCATCATTTTAACGAAACCATGAGTCAGGGCATGCCCATTGTAATGTTTGATCGTGTGGTCTCGGATATTAATTGCGATAAGGTTATTGTAGATGACTTAAATGGAGCTAAGAATGCTGTGGAGAAGTTGATAGAAAATAAATGTAAATCTATTGCTTTAATTACCACAAAAGATTACGTAAGTGTCGGCAAGCTTAGAACACAAGGGTATCTCAACGCATTAGAAAATCATAAAATACAACCAAAGGCAGAGCTGATTTTAAAGATTGATGATACCCTAGACTACGAGTCTAATTTAGAGGCATTAGAACATGAAGTTGAGCAACTCTTTAAATCCAATGATGAAATAGACGGGATTTTTGCGGTTAACGAACTTTATGCTTTGTCGGCAATGAAGGTCGCTAGAAAATTGGGTCTAGATATTCCAAATGATATACAAGTTATTGGGTTTACTGACGGTGTTTTGTCTAAACATTCAACACCGAGTTTAACCACGGTTAGCCAACATGCACAACAGATGGGTGAGAGTGCAGCAAATTTACTTATTAATAAATTAGAAAATAAAATAGAAATAGAAGAGGAAAGGTTTCAAACCATTATTATTGAAACTGAATTGATTGAGCGCGAATCCACTAAATAG